The following are encoded in a window of Clostridia bacterium genomic DNA:
- a CDS encoding D-alanyl-D-alanine carboxypeptidase family protein, with product MKIRILSFTSFVLALSLLAISLYIGINFNSAHAQNLTCAEGACLMEISGRVLYGKNMDKKLPMASTTKVVTALTVIKNANLNDIVSIPKEAVGIEGSSIYLKVGEKISVADLLYGLMLQSGNDSATALALYVSGSVEEFAKLMTKTAKSLGANNSNFVNPHGLHNDLHYTTAYDLAKITCEGLKNENFKKIVSSKSQKIGIEENSRLILNKNKLLKNYEFANGVKTGFTKRAGRCFVGSAVKNGMQLIAVVLNCSPMFEESKNMLCYGFENYSLKTIISKDKVVGIKFFDKEPTYYYCPQEFKYPLRNGEHVEIKKVVNLPSKKGESGNISIYIAKQLIFSQKLSTI from the coding sequence ATGAAAATAAGAATATTAAGTTTTACCTCTTTTGTCCTAGCGTTAAGTTTGCTTGCTATAAGCCTATATATTGGTATAAATTTTAATTCCGCTCACGCTCAAAACTTAACTTGCGCCGAAGGGGCTTGTTTAATGGAAATTAGCGGTAGAGTTCTTTATGGCAAAAATATGGATAAAAAATTGCCAATGGCAAGCACGACTAAGGTTGTAACGGCATTGACGGTAATTAAGAACGCAAATTTAAATGATATTGTAAGCATTCCAAAAGAGGCGGTAGGAATAGAAGGTTCGTCAATTTATCTTAAAGTCGGGGAAAAGATAAGCGTAGCCGACCTTCTTTATGGTTTAATGTTACAAAGCGGTAACGATTCGGCTACTGCCCTTGCCTTATATGTTTCGGGTAGCGTAGAGGAATTTGCTAAACTAATGACAAAAACCGCTAAGAGTTTAGGCGCAAATAACAGTAACTTTGTAAATCCTCACGGACTTCACAATGATTTACATTATACAACCGCTTATGACCTTGCAAAAATTACTTGCGAAGGGCTTAAAAATGAAAATTTTAAAAAAATAGTAAGTAGCAAGAGCCAAAAAATAGGTATTGAAGAAAATTCTCGTTTGATATTAAATAAAAATAAACTGCTTAAAAATTACGAATTTGCAAATGGCGTAAAAACGGGATTTACCAAGCGAGCCGGTCGCTGTTTTGTTGGTAGCGCAGTTAAAAATGGTATGCAACTTATAGCCGTCGTACTTAATTGTTCGCCTATGTTTGAAGAAAGTAAAAATATGCTTTGCTACGGCTTTGAAAATTATTCTTTAAAAACTATTATTTCAAAAGATAAAGTTGTAGGAATTAAATTTTTTGACAAAGAACCAACATATTATTATTGTCCGCAAGAATTTAAATATCCTTTAAGAAATGGCGAACACGTTGAAATAAAAAAAGTCGTCAATTTACCTTCCAAAAAGGGCGAAAGTGGCAATATTAGTATTTATATTGCTAAACAGTTGATTTTTTCGCAAAAATTAAGTACTATTTAA
- a CDS encoding spore germination protein GerW family protein — translation MQNDQIQQIVDTAVTNIKHLAEVNTIVGQPIVTSDGSVILPVSELTFAFVAGGGEYGKKGFKQLNDNQFAGGSGGGASVTPVGFLVVNKDGVKIIKAQEESAFTKIIDTAKTIYDDFKKS, via the coding sequence ATGCAAAACGACCAAATACAACAAATAGTTGATACTGCCGTTACAAATATAAAGCATCTTGCCGAAGTTAACACAATAGTAGGTCAACCAATAGTAACAAGCGATGGTAGCGTAATTCTTCCGGTGTCCGAGCTAACGTTTGCTTTTGTTGCAGGCGGGGGAGAATACGGCAAAAAAGGCTTTAAGCAACTAAACGACAATCAATTTGCAGGCGGTTCGGGTGGGGGCGCATCAGTTACTCCGGTAGGGTTTCTCGTAGTCAACAAAGACGGCGTAAAAATAATTAAAGCGCAAGAAGAAAGCGCTTTTACAAAAATTATTGATACGGCAAAAACTATCTACGACGACTTTAAAAAGTCTTAA
- the scpB gene encoding SMC-Scp complex subunit ScpB, producing the protein MKNLSNIIESILFVAGKEISIKDIADKLKVTEKEILQEVATLKEHYSGENGIILMQFNDKLQLASNSCYVDAVSTVLNPIREKELTKAMLETLAIVAYKQPVTKLEVEEVRTVDCAYALQNLAKLSMIKILGRKDAIGKPLLFGTTDEFLKRFSLSSISQLPDYEALLERIQTISNGFVPKTDLYNSNRDVDYKNEESIPDFLIGEKFDIID; encoded by the coding sequence ATGAAGAATCTATCTAATATAATTGAGTCAATTCTCTTTGTAGCTGGCAAAGAAATATCAATTAAAGATATTGCCGATAAATTAAAAGTTACCGAAAAAGAAATATTACAGGAAGTTGCTACGCTTAAAGAACATTACAGCGGTGAAAATGGTATTATTCTTATGCAATTTAACGATAAACTTCAACTTGCAAGCAATTCTTGCTATGTAGACGCTGTTTCAACCGTTCTTAATCCAATTAGAGAGAAAGAACTTACTAAGGCTATGCTTGAAACGCTGGCTATTGTAGCGTACAAACAACCCGTTACCAAGCTAGAAGTGGAAGAAGTTCGTACTGTCGATTGCGCATACGCCCTTCAAAATTTAGCAAAATTGTCAATGATTAAAATTTTAGGTAGAAAAGACGCTATCGGCAAGCCCTTGCTTTTTGGCACTACCGACGAATTTTTAAAGAGGTTTTCTTTGTCTAGCATTTCTCAACTACCCGACTACGAAGCTTTGCTTGAAAGAATACAAACGATATCAAATGGCTTTGTTCCAAAAACTGACTTATATAATAGTAATCGAGATGTTGATTACAAAAATGAAGAATCAATTCCCGATTTCCTTATCGGCGAAAAGTTTGATATAATCGATTAG
- a CDS encoding segregation/condensation protein A, whose translation MEEAILQLQLSIFNGPLDLLLHLVKEEKIEIKDIFVSQVTSQFLFFMSQLDTLDVDKASEYMDMAATLLEIKSRALLPKMPGYEEPFDAPEKILIRQLQEYNLFKEASEKLKTKEDVNHLFKDPSPEAETVRFSIKDISLNNLLDAFANIMHKFEVDRINKKTPREIKKDEFSVTERIIFIKQLLEENDSLIFSQIFEQGCEKLEIAVTFIALLELLKNQVISVEQNKLFDEIYIYKNKNFNGDIKYEESI comes from the coding sequence ATGGAAGAAGCAATTTTACAACTACAACTTTCTATATTTAACGGACCGCTTGACTTATTGTTACACTTAGTTAAAGAAGAAAAAATAGAAATAAAAGATATATTTGTATCCCAAGTTACTTCGCAGTTTTTATTTTTTATGTCACAACTTGACACTCTTGACGTAGACAAAGCTAGCGAATATATGGATATGGCTGCGACGCTACTAGAAATTAAGTCACGAGCTTTGCTTCCCAAAATGCCGGGTTACGAAGAGCCTTTTGACGCTCCCGAAAAAATATTAATTAGACAGCTTCAAGAATACAATCTTTTTAAAGAGGCGAGCGAAAAATTAAAAACCAAAGAGGACGTCAACCACTTATTCAAAGACCCTAGTCCCGAAGCCGAAACCGTAAGATTCTCAATAAAAGATATTTCGCTAAATAACCTTCTTGATGCATTCGCTAATATAATGCACAAATTTGAAGTCGACCGAATAAACAAAAAGACGCCAAGAGAGATTAAAAAAGACGAATTTTCAGTTACAGAACGAATAATCTTCATTAAACAATTACTTGAAGAAAACGACAGCTTAATTTTTTCTCAAATATTTGAGCAAGGTTGCGAAAAATTAGAAATTGCCGTGACGTTTATTGCGCTCTTAGAATTACTTAAAAATCAAGTAATTAGCGTAGAACAAAATAAACTTTTTGACGAAATCTACATTTACAAAAATAAGAATTTCAATGGAGATATAAAATATGAAGAATCTATCTAA
- a CDS encoding site-2 protease family protein, whose amino-acid sequence MLIYHLIESAQGDLVLALVNVFSFLLAVCTALVLHEVSHGIAALINGDNTAKLLGRLSLNPIKHFNLIGFMMMILVGFGYANPVPVNPNNFKNERKGNIQVSIAGVLTNLLLSFILILLFSIFILVTNKVSINNSFLAYIYQFMFMYFTWATVLNINFALFNILPLYPLDGYRLLNTFVPDNNKFMIFLRKYSFYVLIFFVLWGNAGKIADYSPLSLYLNYSLKGITWLFSKFWSLFGLPDLSGLFAAIT is encoded by the coding sequence ATGTTAATTTATCATTTGATAGAATCTGCGCAAGGCGATTTAGTTCTAGCCTTAGTCAATGTTTTTTCCTTTTTACTTGCAGTTTGTACGGCGCTAGTTCTACACGAAGTTTCGCACGGTATAGCCGCTTTGATAAATGGCGACAATACTGCAAAACTTTTAGGCAGACTTTCGCTTAATCCAATAAAACACTTTAATTTAATCGGCTTTATGATGATGATTTTAGTCGGCTTTGGTTACGCTAACCCCGTTCCTGTCAATCCAAACAATTTTAAAAATGAGAGAAAGGGAAACATTCAAGTTTCAATCGCAGGCGTGCTTACAAATTTGCTACTTTCTTTTATTCTTATTCTATTATTCTCAATATTTATATTAGTTACAAATAAAGTTTCAATTAACAATAGTTTTTTAGCTTATATCTATCAGTTTATGTTTATGTACTTTACGTGGGCGACCGTGCTAAACATTAACTTTGCGTTATTTAATATTTTACCGTTATATCCTTTGGACGGTTACAGATTACTTAATACTTTTGTGCCTGACAACAATAAATTTATGATTTTTCTACGCAAATATAGTTTTTACGTTTTAATATTTTTTGTATTATGGGGCAATGCGGGCAAAATTGCTGATTATTCTCCGTTATCGTTATATTTAAATTACTCCCTCAAAGGCATAACGTGGTTATTTAGCAAATTTTGGTCCTTGTTTGGTCTTCCCGATTTATCCGGACTATTTGCGGCAATTACTTAG
- a CDS encoding D-alanyl-D-alanine carboxypeptidase family protein — MKKLVLLFLALLLFVSSIGIPAIIVYGESNQLLECQAQSKPTKNLEKQETNTTFDKYNSKQSLLMDFNTGKVIFEKNSKQARPIASMVKIMTLLCIYDAISQGKITLDTEIIVSPYAASMGGSQVFLSANSVHKVQNLIQSIIICSANDSCVALAEHISGSVESFVKLMNDKANKLKLVNTHFTNCTGLPTTEQFSCSIDVATMMRELITNENFFECSKIWMKDYLHPDGRTTGMTNTNKLVRFYSGCDGGKTGYTAEAMHCLCATAKRQDSRFIAVVIGAEDSKSRFAEISKMFDYAFANYESYIYLNKTQEINVDVSGGKVDKLSLFPQKNLALFGKKGQTKGEIVIDLPTKVCSPVKRGDIIGYAILQENGSVIDKTELIASCDISSKSYFDCVRELIKNW; from the coding sequence ATGAAAAAATTAGTATTACTGTTTTTAGCTTTATTACTGTTTGTTAGCTCAATAGGCATACCCGCTATTATTGTGTATGGCGAATCAAATCAACTCTTAGAGTGTCAAGCGCAAAGTAAGCCGACTAAAAATTTAGAAAAACAAGAAACTAACACAACTTTTGACAAATATAATTCTAAGCAAAGCTTGCTAATGGACTTCAATACCGGCAAGGTTATATTTGAAAAAAATTCAAAACAAGCTAGACCTATTGCAAGTATGGTTAAAATTATGACCTTACTCTGCATCTACGATGCAATTTCACAAGGCAAAATAACCCTAGATACTGAAATTATTGTATCGCCTTACGCTGCATCTATGGGCGGTTCACAAGTATTTTTGTCGGCAAATAGCGTTCATAAAGTACAAAATTTAATTCAATCGATAATAATTTGTTCGGCAAACGATTCTTGCGTTGCTCTTGCCGAGCATATTAGCGGTAGCGTAGAAAGTTTTGTTAAATTAATGAACGACAAGGCAAATAAACTTAAATTAGTAAACACTCACTTTACTAATTGTACGGGTTTGCCTACTACCGAACAATTCTCGTGTAGTATTGACGTTGCGACAATGATGAGGGAGCTTATAACTAACGAAAATTTCTTTGAGTGTTCAAAAATTTGGATGAAAGATTATCTTCACCCAGACGGAAGAACAACGGGTATGACAAACACTAACAAGCTCGTAAGATTTTATTCGGGTTGCGACGGCGGTAAAACAGGTTATACCGCAGAGGCTATGCACTGCTTATGCGCAACCGCTAAGCGACAAGACAGTAGATTTATTGCAGTAGTAATTGGCGCAGAAGATAGTAAATCTCGCTTTGCCGAAATTAGTAAGATGTTTGATTATGCCTTTGCAAATTATGAAAGTTATATCTATCTAAACAAAACACAAGAAATTAATGTTGATGTTTCGGGCGGAAAAGTCGATAAATTGTCTTTATTTCCTCAAAAAAATCTAGCGTTATTTGGAAAAAAGGGTCAAACTAAGGGCGAAATAGTAATTGATCTACCCACAAAAGTTTGCAGCCCGGTTAAACGTGGCGACATTATCGGGTACGCAATTTTACAAGAAAATGGTAGCGTGATAGACAAAACAGAATTGATTGCAAGTTGCGACATATCTTCTAAAAGTTATTTTGACTGTGTGAGGGAATTAATCAAGAATTGGTAA
- a CDS encoding phosphopentomutase, translating to MRAFILVIDGLGIGEMPDARLYGDRGSNTLKNIYNSYDMDIPTLISLGLYSIDNTYCDTKNIRGAYARMEELSKAKDTTVGHWEIAGVVTTQPFPTFPDGFPPEFIQQLEDAFGVKVLLNKPYSGTEALKDYGAEHIKTGCPIVYTSGDSVLQIAVHTDVIPLAKLYEFCSIARKLCVGKYNVGRIIARPFTGEFPFVRTDDRKDYSVSPPSDTLLNNVSNAGLASVGVGKIEDIFNFSGLTESYHTHNNAESLDKTIELAKKDFDGLVFVNLIDTDMLYGHRRDVFGYAQALEKIDIKLAELMIYLKPDDVLYVTADHGNDPCHKEHTDHTREYTPLLVFGDKIIPTNLGTIKGFDAIADTIREQLGLNFNSKSLWDKLTK from the coding sequence TTGAGAGCTTTTATTTTAGTTATTGATGGACTTGGCATTGGTGAGATGCCAGATGCGCGTCTTTATGGCGATCGTGGTTCTAACACGCTTAAAAATATTTATAATTCCTATGATATGGATATACCAACGCTTATTTCTCTTGGACTATATAGCATTGACAATACTTACTGTGATACCAAAAATATTCGTGGCGCTTATGCAAGAATGGAAGAATTAAGTAAAGCCAAAGATACAACGGTAGGGCATTGGGAAATTGCAGGCGTAGTAACTACTCAGCCATTTCCAACTTTTCCAGATGGTTTTCCGCCCGAATTTATTCAACAGCTCGAAGACGCTTTTGGCGTAAAAGTTTTGCTTAACAAGCCGTATAGCGGTACGGAAGCGCTTAAAGACTACGGCGCAGAACATATCAAGACAGGTTGCCCGATAGTTTATACCTCAGGCGACAGCGTACTACAAATAGCCGTCCATACCGATGTTATTCCTCTTGCCAAGTTATATGAGTTTTGTTCTATCGCAAGAAAGCTTTGCGTTGGCAAATATAACGTAGGTAGAATAATCGCTCGTCCTTTTACCGGAGAATTTCCTTTTGTTAGAACGGACGACCGCAAAGATTATTCTGTTTCTCCGCCTAGCGACACCTTACTTAACAATGTTTCAAATGCCGGACTTGCTAGCGTTGGCGTTGGCAAAATTGAAGATATATTTAATTTTTCGGGTTTAACCGAGAGTTATCACACTCACAATAATGCCGAATCGCTTGACAAAACAATCGAACTTGCCAAGAAAGACTTTGACGGACTTGTCTTTGTCAATTTAATTGATACCGATATGCTTTACGGTCACCGTCGTGATGTTTTTGGTTACGCTCAGGCGTTAGAAAAAATCGATATTAAGCTAGCCGAACTTATGATATACTTAAAGCCCGACGATGTTTTATATGTAACAGCCGATCACGGAAATGACCCTTGTCACAAAGAACATACAGACCACACAAGAGAATATACGCCTTTACTTGTGTTTGGCGACAAGATTATTCCTACTAATTTAGGCACAATCAAGGGTTTTGACGCAATCGCCGATACTATACGAGAACAGCTTGGGCTTAATTTTAATTCTAAATCGCTTTGGGATAAGTTAACTAAATAA
- the spoIVB gene encoding SpoIVB peptidase, which yields MKKIFIFVALFFVCLFAFPQFAYAETTSPTLEELNNLFFPQVQKVIREKVYLSGKPIGISLDGNGITVIGLNEFVSSEGVVSPAIEAGINIGDIITELDRTKINNVATLTHIANASQGKPCDISFIRGDKLISSKITPRKDVLSKTYKLGIWARDNATGIGTLTYIRNNLQFGSLGHPILNHDTNEILKITKGGIYNCKINGAVKGEKGKAGELKGNFSLSDTLGTLYVNNKYGAYGNVFSLPDDFEQKLYPVLSSTQVKPGNAKVISTVIGDTPREYDIEIIKVVQQTSKSDKGLVVRIVDPTLLELTGGIVQGMSGSPIIQDGAFAGALTHVFINDPTKGYGILAEWMLEN from the coding sequence ATGAAAAAAATATTTATATTTGTAGCTTTGTTTTTTGTTTGTCTATTTGCTTTTCCGCAATTTGCTTACGCAGAGACTACGTCGCCAACCTTAGAAGAATTAAATAATTTGTTCTTTCCGCAAGTGCAAAAAGTTATTAGAGAAAAAGTTTATTTATCCGGAAAACCTATCGGTATTTCTCTTGACGGCAACGGCATAACAGTAATAGGGCTTAACGAATTTGTTTCAAGCGAGGGCGTTGTTTCTCCGGCAATAGAGGCAGGCATTAATATCGGCGATATTATTACCGAGTTAGACCGCACTAAAATCAATAACGTAGCTACGCTTACTCATATTGCTAACGCAAGTCAAGGCAAGCCTTGCGATATAAGTTTTATTAGAGGCGATAAACTTATATCTTCAAAGATTACTCCTAGAAAAGACGTTCTGTCTAAGACATATAAGCTAGGTATTTGGGCAAGAGACAACGCCACGGGAATAGGTACGTTGACTTATATAAGAAACAATCTTCAATTTGGTAGCCTTGGTCACCCTATATTAAATCACGATACTAACGAAATTTTAAAAATTACAAAAGGCGGAATTTATAACTGTAAAATAAACGGCGCAGTTAAAGGCGAAAAAGGTAAAGCAGGCGAACTTAAAGGGAATTTTTCGCTTAGCGACACCTTAGGCACGCTATATGTAAACAATAAATATGGCGCTTACGGCAATGTTTTTTCTTTACCAGATGACTTTGAACAAAAATTATATCCGGTTTTATCTAGCACGCAAGTCAAACCGGGCAATGCGAAAGTTATTTCAACGGTAATAGGCGATACGCCTAGGGAATATGATATTGAAATAATAAAAGTAGTTCAACAAACTTCCAAGAGCGACAAGGGGCTAGTTGTAAGAATTGTTGACCCAACTTTACTTGAACTAACCGGCGGAATTGTGCAAGGAATGAGCGGTAGCCCAATTATTCAAGACGGCGCATTTGCAGGAGCGCTCACACACGTATTTATCAACGACCCTACAAAAGGTTATGGTATTCTTGCCGAATGGATGCTCGAAAACTAA
- the recN gene encoding DNA repair protein RecN — translation MITNLNIRNIALIGKLDIALSNGLNVLSGETGAGKSIIIDSLAFVLGERADKTMIKFGQEQARVEVVFQIEQNSNAYFKLDELGFEQDTTLIISRTLTTSGKNECRINGRQVTTAMLKELTSCLVDIFGQSQHQNLFKVDNHIKVLDAYMPSQQTDKLSALFKDYKDINSKLLVFGGDNSQRQRLLDILNYQIDEITKAELSSKEEDDLLAQKARIANAEKIVEGVSVALDSLSQNQENAINLLSMANSSLNCCSNLDSQCFELQKRIKASMIELDDVCEELSNILSQIEYEPNQIDILEQRIELYKTLKRKYGQNVDEINNFLQDAIKQFDMLSNATEQIAKLQTQKDAIVAKMYDLSCKLSLHRKQSAKLFKKDIEQQLADLGMQSATFDVFFSQTPTLEEYSQHISSNGFDKVEFMLSANLGEPTKQLAKVISGGEMSRFMLAIKNITARIEQIPTMIFDEIDLGISGNIAQKMAIKLANVSKDYQCIVITHLPQVAAIGDYNLLITKSTIDDKTSTNVTVLDQKQKISEIARLTGGENISSVSLVYAEQMIEWANSAKSKVN, via the coding sequence ATGATTACAAATTTAAATATTAGAAATATTGCGTTAATTGGCAAATTAGATATCGCCCTTTCAAATGGTCTTAACGTTTTAAGCGGAGAAACGGGCGCAGGCAAATCGATTATTATTGATTCGCTAGCCTTTGTTTTGGGCGAAAGAGCCGACAAAACAATGATTAAATTCGGTCAAGAGCAGGCAAGGGTAGAGGTTGTGTTTCAAATTGAGCAAAATTCTAACGCTTATTTTAAGCTAGACGAATTAGGTTTTGAACAAGATACAACCTTAATTATTTCTCGTACTCTTACTACTTCGGGCAAAAACGAATGTCGCATAAACGGCAGGCAAGTAACTACGGCTATGCTAAAAGAGCTTACAAGCTGTTTGGTAGATATTTTTGGACAATCTCAACATCAAAATTTATTTAAAGTAGATAACCATATTAAAGTATTAGACGCTTATATGCCAAGTCAGCAAACCGACAAATTATCAGCTTTATTTAAAGATTACAAGGATATTAACTCTAAACTACTTGTTTTTGGCGGAGATAATAGTCAAAGACAGCGTTTGCTTGACATATTAAATTATCAAATTGACGAAATTACCAAGGCAGAACTTTCTAGCAAAGAAGAAGACGATTTGCTTGCTCAAAAAGCTCGCATAGCTAACGCCGAAAAAATTGTAGAGGGCGTTTCGGTTGCGCTTGATAGTCTTTCTCAAAATCAAGAAAACGCTATAAACCTACTTTCAATGGCAAATTCAAGTTTAAATTGTTGTTCAAACCTTGACAGTCAATGCTTTGAGCTTCAAAAAAGAATAAAAGCTAGTATGATTGAGCTTGACGACGTATGCGAAGAGCTTTCTAATATACTCTCTCAAATAGAATACGAACCTAATCAAATAGATATCTTAGAGCAACGTATTGAGCTTTACAAAACGCTTAAACGCAAATACGGTCAAAATGTTGACGAGATTAATAACTTTTTACAAGATGCAATCAAACAGTTTGATATGCTTTCTAACGCTACCGAGCAAATCGCTAAACTTCAAACTCAAAAAGATGCAATAGTCGCAAAAATGTACGACCTTTCTTGCAAATTGTCCCTTCATCGCAAACAATCGGCAAAGTTATTTAAAAAGGATATCGAACAACAGCTTGCCGATTTAGGTATGCAGTCGGCTACATTTGACGTTTTCTTTTCGCAAACGCCTACCTTAGAAGAATATTCTCAGCATATTTCCTCTAACGGATTTGACAAAGTCGAATTTATGCTTAGCGCAAATTTGGGCGAACCAACTAAACAGCTTGCAAAGGTAATTAGCGGTGGCGAAATGTCAAGATTTATGTTGGCGATTAAGAACATTACCGCAAGAATCGAACAAATACCAACAATGATTTTTGACGAGATTGACCTTGGTATTTCCGGCAATATCGCTCAAAAAATGGCGATAAAACTTGCAAATGTCAGTAAAGACTATCAATGCATAGTAATCACTCACCTTCCGCAAGTTGCTGCGATAGGCGACTACAATTTACTAATAACTAAGTCGACAATAGACGATAAAACAAGCACAAATGTAACCGTTCTTGACCAAAAACAAAAAATAAGCGAAATAGCTCGCCTTACAGGGGGCGAAAACATTAGTTCGGTTTCGCTTGTCTATGCCGAGCAAATGATTGAGTGGGCAAATAGCGCTAAATCAAAGGTAAACTAA
- a CDS encoding arginine repressor, whose protein sequence is MIRATRQSKILSLIASRDIETQEELAKLLIESGYPVTQATISRDIKELGLIKTTSEANVSRYITISGIDTKISSKLLNILRETVISIIAVNNFVSVTTLENSGNIVSNIIKQLSITEILGRIEGNDCVLLVSATSQDAIYITNRLENILK, encoded by the coding sequence GTGATAAGAGCTACACGACAGTCAAAAATACTTAGTTTAATTGCCTCACGAGATATCGAAACGCAAGAAGAACTGGCAAAATTGCTAATAGAATCGGGTTATCCCGTGACGCAAGCTACAATTTCTAGGGATATTAAGGAATTAGGGCTGATAAAAACGACCTCGGAAGCAAACGTTTCTCGTTACATTACAATCAGTGGGATAGATACCAAAATATCCTCAAAATTACTTAATATTTTAAGAGAAACGGTTATTTCAATAATTGCCGTAAACAATTTTGTATCGGTCACAACCTTAGAGAATAGTGGTAACATAGTTAGCAACATAATAAAACAGCTTTCAATAACTGAAATTTTAGGTAGAATTGAAGGAAATGATTGTGTTTTACTTGTTTCGGCAACTTCGCAAGACGCTATTTATATTACAAACAGACTTGAAAACATACTTAAATAA
- a CDS encoding NAD(+)/NADH kinase — MRIGIALNLKKNKQRLVEEFVTCLQELNIPYCYQSQSQDFDILVCFGGDGTTLYYGRRYAGVVPIITVNAGTVGFLSQILPKRADFLNALTRLQNLDYKIKNCSLLQVKDTDVVAVNEMFICNAYRGNTVTVSAYLNDQFLCKHTGDGLIISTPVGSTAYSLSCNGSVLLADTNCFYLNPISTIGASNQIVYKDSDTLKLELSNNACLYADGILQDVTFIDNKVEIVKLPQTLQLITLKNDFFEKLRKIGRVE, encoded by the coding sequence ATGCGTATCGGTATTGCTCTTAATCTTAAAAAGAATAAGCAACGACTTGTCGAAGAATTTGTTACTTGTTTGCAAGAACTTAATATTCCTTACTGTTATCAAAGTCAAAGTCAAGACTTTGATATTTTAGTTTGTTTCGGCGGAGATGGCACTACGCTCTATTATGGTCGTAGATATGCCGGCGTTGTTCCAATAATAACCGTCAATGCCGGTACAGTAGGCTTCTTATCTCAAATTTTGCCTAAAAGAGCAGACTTTTTAAATGCGCTGACTCGATTGCAAAACCTTGACTATAAGATTAAAAACTGTTCGCTACTTCAAGTTAAAGATACCGACGTAGTAGCCGTCAATGAAATGTTTATTTGTAATGCGTATAGAGGCAATACGGTTACGGTTTCGGCATATTTAAATGACCAATTTTTATGCAAACATACCGGCGACGGTCTTATTATAAGTACGCCCGTAGGTTCAACTGCATATTCTTTGAGTTGTAATGGTAGCGTTTTACTTGCCGATACAAATTGCTTCTATCTAAATCCAATATCCACAATAGGCGCATCTAATCAAATTGTCTACAAAGATAGCGACACTCTTAAATTAGAATTAAGCAATAACGCTTGCCTTTATGCCGACGGCATCTTACAAGACGTTACGTTTATAGATAACAAAGTTGAGATAGTTAAATTACCTCAAACTTTGCAACTTATTACACTAAAAAATGACTTTTTTGAAAAATTAAGAAAAATAGGTAGGGTAGAATAG